The Callospermophilus lateralis isolate mCalLat2 chromosome 3, mCalLat2.hap1, whole genome shotgun sequence genome has a segment encoding these proteins:
- the Ankrd63 gene encoding ankyrin repeat domain-containing protein 63, with amino-acid sequence MLKPKDLCPRAGTRTFLEAMQAGKVHLARFVLDALDRSIIDCRAEQGRTPLMVAVGLPDPAMRARFVRLLLEQGAAVNLRDERGRTALSLACERGHLDAVQLLVQFSGDPEAADSAGNSPVMWAAACGHGAVLEFLVRSFRRLGLRLDRTNRAGLTALQLAAARGHGTCVQALTGPWGRAAAAAAARGSNSDSPPGRPAPEPSPERRRPSPRRLPRPLLARFARAAGGHGHGHGHGHGGEAGSTGKGSGRHRAQGSERPELGRSMSLALGTMTEEEAARLRAGALMALPNSPQSSGAGRWRSHEVLEGAPPTLVQAPIGLSPHPEGGTGSGRLGLRRRSTAPDIPSLVGEASGPDSGPELEANALLHSVPGPKPWQGGSEAVVVQAQP; translated from the coding sequence ATGCTTAAGCCCAAGGACTTATGTCCCCGAGCGGGTACGCGCACCTTCCTGGAGGCCATGCAGGCGGGCAAAGTGCACTTGGCCCGTTTTGTGCTGGACGCACTGGACCGCAGCATCATCGACTGCCGCGCAGAACAGGGTCGCACGCCGCTTATGGTGGCCGTGGGGCTGCCAGACCCCGCGATGCGCGCGCGCTTTGTGCGACTACTGCTTGAGCAGGGTGCGGCGGTGAACCTGCGGGATGAGCGCGGGCGCACGGCACTCAGCCTGGCATGCGAGCGAGGCCACCTGGACGCCGTGCAGCTGCTGGTACAGTTCAGCGGCGACCCCGAGGCAGCCGACTCAGCAGGCAACAGCCCTGTGATGTGGGCGGCGGCGTGCGGCCACGGGGCAGTGCTTGAGTTCCTGGTGCGCTCCTTCCGCCGCCTCGGCCTTCGTCTCGACCGCACCAATCGTGCGGGCCTCACAGCCCTACAGCTGGCCGCAGCCCGTGGCCATGGGACCTGTGTGCAGGCCCTCACCGGGCCCTGGGGCCGAGCCGCAGCCGCCGCAGCGGCCCGGGGCTCCAACTCCGACAGTCCCCCTGGCCGCCCGGCCCCTGAACCCAGCCCAGAGCGTCGACGACCCAGCCCCCGCCGCCTACCGCGGCCTCTACTGGCGCGCTTTGCGAGAGCGGCGGGCGGCCACGGCCACGGTCACGGCCACGGCCATGGTGGTGAGGCTGGCTCAACAGGCAAGGGCTCGGGCCGGCACCGGGCACAGGGCAGCGAGCGGCCAGAGCTGGGCCGGAGCATGAGCCTGGCCCTGGGTACCATGACCGAGGAGGAGGCAGCACGTCTACGGGCGGGGGCCCTAATGGCCCTACCAAACTCACCCCAGTCTTCGGGGGCTGGGCGGTGGCGCTCACATGAGGTGCTGGAGGGAGCGCCCCCAACCTTAGTGCAAGCCCCCATTGGCCTTAGTCCCCACCCGGAGGGCGGCACGGGCTCTGGCCGCTTGGGTTTGCGCCGACGTTCCACAGCTCCAGACATCCCCAGCCTGGTCGGGGAGGCTTCAGGGCCTGATAGTGGTCCGGAGTTAGAGGCCAACGCTCTGCTCCACTCGGTGCCTGGGCCGAAGCCTTGGCAAGGGGGCTCAGAGGCTGTGGTGGTGCAGGCTCAGCCATAA